The following nucleotide sequence is from uncultured Erythrobacter sp..
TCCGGGATGCCGAACTTCGAGCCGGCATTGGCGACCACCAGGTCACAGGCAATCATCAGTTCAAGCCCGCCCGCGAGGGCGTAGCCTTCAACCGCCGCAATTAACGGCTTGGCTGGAGGAGCCTGTACGACGCCGCCAAAACCGCGTCCGGGGACGCTGGGGCTTTCGCCGCGGAGGAAACCTTTAAGGTCCATGCCCGAGCAAAACGTCCCGCCTGCCCCGGTAAGGATGCCAACGCGCAGGTCATCTTCCGCGTCCAAGCGGTCCATCGCGGCGGCGATGGCTTCGGACGCTGCCTTCGTCATGGCGTTCTTGGCTTCGGGACGGTTGATGGTCACAATCAACACGCCGTCCTCGACACTCGTCAAGACTTCAGGGGTCTGGACTTCTTCACTCACAGGCTCTCACTCCCATTTTCAATAGCAACTGAATCTTGTGCGAGTGGTGAAGGCGGCTTACGGACACGTCAACCGCAATTTCGCCAGTGAGCGATAACAACCCGGAGAGAACACCATGGGCGAAGCCTACATCATCGACGCAGTCCGCACCCCGCGCGGCATTGGCAAGCAGGGCAAGGGCGCGCTGGCTGCCGAACATCCGCAGCATCTGGCCGCGACCGTGCTCCGCACCATTGCCGAGCGCAACGGGATCGACACAGCAACCGTCGACGATGTGATCTGGTCGGTATCGACTCAGGATGGAATGCAGGCGGGCGATCTTGGCCGGATGGCGGCTCTGGACGCGGGCTATGACACTACTTCATCCGGCACGACGCTCGACCGATTCTGCGGCGGCGGAATCACTTCGGTGAACCTCGCAGCGGCACAGGTGATGAGCGGCATGGAAGACTGCATCGTCGCGGGCGGAACCGAGATGATGAGCCTGACAGCCGCGATGTCGAAAGAGAAGATGCAGGCAGGCCTCAAGCCGCCCATGATGGGCAGCTACAATGAGCGCTTGCAAAAGGTGCACCCGCAATCGCACCAGGGCATTTGCGGCGATGCGATTGCGACCATCGAAGGGTTCACTCGGGAAGAGCTGGACGAGGTCGGCTATCGCTCGCAGCAGCGCGCTGCCGAGGCGATTGGCGAGGGGCGCTTTGACAAGTCGGTTGTCCCGGTGGTCGATGACGAAGGCAATGTGATCCTCGACAAGGATGAATATCCGCGTCCGCAAACCACGCTGGAAGGTCTGGCTCAGCTGGAGCCTGCCTTCACCAAGATCGCCGATGTTCCGCTCGATGCGAATGGCACGACGTTTCGCGGCTTGATCAATCAGAAATATCCTGATGTCGATATTCAGCACTTCCACCACGCGGGCAACAGCTCCGGCGTAGTCGATGGTGCGGCGGCGGTGCTCGTCACCAGCAAGGCGTACGCAGAGAAGCACGGCCTTAAGCCGCGCGCGCGGATCGTCGCGACAGCGAATATGGGCGATGATCCCACGCTGATGCTCAACGCGCCGGTTCCGGCAGCGAAGAAGGTGCTCGAAAAGGCCGACATGAGCCTCGACGATATCGACCTGTTCGAAATCAACGAAGCCTTCGCCGTGGTCGCCGCCAAGTTCGTTCGCGACCTCGAGCTTGATTGGGACAAGGTCAATGTGAATGGCGGCTCGATCGCGCTTGGCCACCCGATTGGTGCGACCGGCTCGATTCTGATCGGCACGATCATAGATGAGCTTGAACGCCGCGACCTCAAAACCGGGCTTGTGACGATGTGCGCAGCGGGCGGCATGGCTCCGGCGATCATCGTTGAGCGCGTGGACGGTTTCGTTGACTGAGATAGCCGACAACACGCCAGTCATAATTGGCGTAGGACAGTATTCGGAAAAGGTCGGGCAGACGGGCTATGAAGCGTTGTCCTATATGGACCTCGCGGGCCGGGCGTTGTCAGAGGCCATCGCCGATAGCGCCGCCGAAGGGAATGTCGCCGATGCGATAGACACGCTCGCAGCGATCCGCGCGTTCGAAATGTCGCGTCCGGATCGCAAGCCGCCCTTCGGAGCAGCGAACAATGTCCCGCGTGCGATTGCCAAGCGGGTTGCAGCGAACCCCGAGCGCGCGATCCTCACGACGACAGGTGGGCAGACCAACCAGCAACTCGTCGGCGAGTTCGCCAGCAACATCGCTGCGGGTGAGAGCCAATGCGCGGTGATTGTCGGGTCGGAGGCGATCTCGACCGTGCTGGCATTGTCGGCCAAGGGCGAGAAACCGGATTGGTCGGAAGAGGTCGAAGGTGACTTCGAAGATCAGGGCTTTGGGGTCGAAGGACTCATGGAGCCTGCTCTGTTTGCCCACGGCGCGACCGGCGCGATCCCGCTCTATGCGCTGGCCGAAAACGCGCGGCGAGCAAAGCTGGGCAAGGGTCTGGACGAATATCGCCGCTACATCGGCGAGCTATTCGCACCGTTCACCAAAGTCGCTGCCGCCAACCCGCATGCCGCCGCGCCAGTCGAACGCAGCGCGGAGCAACTGGCCACTGTCACTGAGCGCAATCGGATCGTCGCCGAACCCTATCCGCGCATGACCGTGGCGCGAGATCAGGTGAACCAGGCCGCCGCGATCATTGTCGCCAGCGCTGGCTTGGCTCGCGATCTGGGTGTGTCGGAGGACAAGTGGGTGCATATCCACGCTGTCTCCGCCGCGACAGAACTGATGCTATCACAGCGCCCCGACCTCTCGGCGAACCCCGCGTCCATCGCCAGCGTCGAGGCTGCGCTGGAGCGTTCTGGCAAGTCGATGGCAGACATGCGCTACATCGATTTCTATTCGTGCTTTGCGGTCCCCGTTTTCAACCAGATCGACCATTTCGGTCTAACCGCCGACGACCCGCGTGGACTGACATTGACTGGCGGGCTGCCGTTTTTTGGTGGCGCGGGAAACAACTATTCGGCGCATGCAATCTGCGAAGCGGTGCAGCGCGCTCGCGGTGATCGCGGGGCCTTTGCCTTGGTCGGCGCGAATGGCGGCTGGATGAGCAAATACGCCACCGGCATCTATTCGACCGAGCCAGCGGATTGGTCCGCGAATGACCGGTTCGAAAAGCTGCCGGATGCAACCGACGCCGTGCCCGCAGCCATTGGCCCGTTCGATCACGCCAAGGTCGAAACCTACACGATCAACAATGCCAAGACAGGCAGTGTCGCGGTGTTCCTCGGGCGCAATGATGCCGGTGAGCGGGTGTGCGGCAATGCCGACCTTACGCACGAAGCTACGCGGAGGGCATTCGAGAACGGAGACCCCTTCGGCGTGCAGCTCAATATCACCCAGGACGAGAACGGTCGAAACATTGGACGTCTAAGCTGAGCTTGCGGAGCGCTTTCCTACAGGGCGCCGGCGGTGTCATAGCGGAGCTGATATTTCGCGGTATGGGCGGGTAATGTTGGACAAGTGTCAACTTCGGTGTGGCGTGTGCTTTTTACCAAGAACCAGACATTTAGGAGGTGAAGCGCTGCCTGACACGGTGTCAATTGTGTCAACTTTGCCGCCCCTCGCTAACGAGCTTTGACAAATCGGCATGAGAAGCGTATTTAGTTTCAAACGTAACTAAATTGAAACACTGCGAGACCCCATCCCATGACGATGCATCCCGGCGATCTGTTCGAAAATCCAGCAGGCCTGGACGGCTTTGAATTTGTCGAGTTCTGCTCACCGGAAAAGGGCATTCTCGAACCCGTGTTCGAAGCGATGGGCTTCACCCGCGTCGCCAAACATCGCAGCAAGGATGTTCATCTTTGGCGGCAAGGCGGCATCAACCTGATCGCCAATTACGAACCACGCAGCGCGGCCTGGTATTTTGCGCGCGAGCACGGACCGAGCGCATGCGGCATGGCTTTCCGCGTCCGCGATGCAGCCAAGGCGTATGATCATCTGATGGCGCAGGGCGCGGAGCCGGTCGCCAATGAGCCTGGCCCGATGGAACTGCGCATCCCCGCGATCCGCGGGATCGGCGGGGCAATCCTGTATCTGGTCGATCGCTATGCTGGGGCCGAGGATAAGAGCCTCACCATCTACGACATCGATTTCGACTACCTGCCGGGCGTTGATCCCTATCCCGAAGGCGCAGGCTTCCACACGATCGATCACCTGACGCACAACGTCTATACCGGGCGGATGAAGTATTGGGCGGACTATTATGAGAGCCTGTTCAACTTTCAGGAAATCCGGTTCTTCGACATCAAGGGCGAGTATACTGGCCTTACCTCGAAAGCGCTGACCGCGCCCGATGGAAAGATCCGCATACCGCTCAACGAAGAAGGCGAAGGCGGGAAAGGCCAGATCGAAGAGTTCCTGCGCGAATTCAACGGTGAAGGCATTCAGCACATCGCGTTAATCTGCGAAGATCTGGTTGCGTGCTGGGATCGCCTGAAAGAATTCGGCGTGCCGTTTATGACTGCACCGCCTGAAACCTACTATTCGATGCTCGACGAGCGCCTGCCGGAGCACGGCGAAGATGCAAACGCGCTCCAGACGCGTGGCATCCTGCTCGATGGCACGACCGAGGGCGGCGAACCGCGCCTGCTGTTGCAGATCTTCGCAGAAGCGCAGGTCGGCCCGGTGTTCTTCGAATTCATTCAGCGCAAAGGCGACGATGGCTTTGGTGAAGGCAACTTCAAGGCGCTGTTCGAAAGCATCGAGCGCGATCAGGTCGCGCGCGGTGTGCTGAACGTCGCCGAAGAGCCCGCCGAATGAGCGCGCATCCCGTCAAATTGGGCGGCGTCCATCACGTCGCCTATCGCTGCCGCGACGCCAAAGAGACGGTCGAATGGTATGGCCGCGTGATGGGCATGGATTACACCACCGCCTTTGCCGAGGATCACGTTCCATCAACCGGCGAATACGACCCGTACATGCACATCTTTCTGGATGCGGGTAACGGCAACATTCTGGCATTTTTCGAGCTGCCCAATCAGCCTGATATGGGCCGTGATGAGAACACACCAGCTTGGGTGCAGCACCTCGCGTTCCGCGTGCCGAACGAAGCAGCACTGCTTGCGGCCAAGGCGCATGTCGAGGCGCAGGGCATCGACGTGCTCGGACCGACACATCACGGCATATTCAAATCGATCTACTTTTTCGATCCGAACGGCCACCGGGTTGAGCTGGCGGCGGACATCGGCACTGACGAACAATATGCCGAACTGGCCCGAGTCGCGCCCTTGATGCTTGAGGAGTGGTCTCAGACCAAGAAAGCACCTCGTCATGCCGATTGGCTGCACGAAATTGCGCGCGAAGAGCACGAAAAGGCTCCTTAGCCAATTCCTAGGCTTATCTGACACCTGCTTCGCGGAGTGTCGAAAACCTACAAAAGCCCTTTTGCTCCAAGGATTAATGTTTGGTTGACTCTATCCGGGGTCCTCCATAACCCTTTCGCCTGCCTGAAGAGACAAGGTCGCTAAGCAAGTCCGCAGGTTCAACAGGTTTCCGGGGGGAGCTGGATGACGTCTGTCGCGACCAATCCGCGTGTCTATATTTCTGTATGCGCTTCAAGCCTGGCGGTAGCCATGGCTTTGGCAGGTGGTACGCAAGCCGCTGCACAATCGACTGGCCA
It contains:
- a CDS encoding acetyl-CoA acetyltransferase, with product MTEIADNTPVIIGVGQYSEKVGQTGYEALSYMDLAGRALSEAIADSAAEGNVADAIDTLAAIRAFEMSRPDRKPPFGAANNVPRAIAKRVAANPERAILTTTGGQTNQQLVGEFASNIAAGESQCAVIVGSEAISTVLALSAKGEKPDWSEEVEGDFEDQGFGVEGLMEPALFAHGATGAIPLYALAENARRAKLGKGLDEYRRYIGELFAPFTKVAAANPHAAAPVERSAEQLATVTERNRIVAEPYPRMTVARDQVNQAAAIIVASAGLARDLGVSEDKWVHIHAVSAATELMLSQRPDLSANPASIASVEAALERSGKSMADMRYIDFYSCFAVPVFNQIDHFGLTADDPRGLTLTGGLPFFGGAGNNYSAHAICEAVQRARGDRGAFALVGANGGWMSKYATGIYSTEPADWSANDRFEKLPDATDAVPAAIGPFDHAKVETYTINNAKTGSVAVFLGRNDAGERVCGNADLTHEATRRAFENGDPFGVQLNITQDENGRNIGRLS
- a CDS encoding acetyl-CoA C-acetyltransferase, with the translated sequence MGEAYIIDAVRTPRGIGKQGKGALAAEHPQHLAATVLRTIAERNGIDTATVDDVIWSVSTQDGMQAGDLGRMAALDAGYDTTSSGTTLDRFCGGGITSVNLAAAQVMSGMEDCIVAGGTEMMSLTAAMSKEKMQAGLKPPMMGSYNERLQKVHPQSHQGICGDAIATIEGFTREELDEVGYRSQQRAAEAIGEGRFDKSVVPVVDDEGNVILDKDEYPRPQTTLEGLAQLEPAFTKIADVPLDANGTTFRGLINQKYPDVDIQHFHHAGNSSGVVDGAAAVLVTSKAYAEKHGLKPRARIVATANMGDDPTLMLNAPVPAAKKVLEKADMSLDDIDLFEINEAFAVVAAKFVRDLELDWDKVNVNGGSIALGHPIGATGSILIGTIIDELERRDLKTGLVTMCAAGGMAPAIIVERVDGFVD
- the hppD gene encoding 4-hydroxyphenylpyruvate dioxygenase, with product MTMHPGDLFENPAGLDGFEFVEFCSPEKGILEPVFEAMGFTRVAKHRSKDVHLWRQGGINLIANYEPRSAAWYFAREHGPSACGMAFRVRDAAKAYDHLMAQGAEPVANEPGPMELRIPAIRGIGGAILYLVDRYAGAEDKSLTIYDIDFDYLPGVDPYPEGAGFHTIDHLTHNVYTGRMKYWADYYESLFNFQEIRFFDIKGEYTGLTSKALTAPDGKIRIPLNEEGEGGKGQIEEFLREFNGEGIQHIALICEDLVACWDRLKEFGVPFMTAPPETYYSMLDERLPEHGEDANALQTRGILLDGTTEGGEPRLLLQIFAEAQVGPVFFEFIQRKGDDGFGEGNFKALFESIERDQVARGVLNVAEEPAE
- a CDS encoding crotonase/enoyl-CoA hydratase family protein; amino-acid sequence: MSEEVQTPEVLTSVEDGVLIVTINRPEAKNAMTKAASEAIAAAMDRLDAEDDLRVGILTGAGGTFCSGMDLKGFLRGESPSVPGRGFGGVVQAPPAKPLIAAVEGYALAGGLELMIACDLVVANAGSKFGIPEAKRGLVAAAGGVMMLPDQIPERIAMELALTGEFIGAERAYELGMINQVVEGPALEGAMALAAKIAANGPLAVKVSKQVMKESRGWAMEDRYDNQAKLIAPVFVSEDAREGAAAFAEKRAPNWKGK
- a CDS encoding VOC family protein: MSAHPVKLGGVHHVAYRCRDAKETVEWYGRVMGMDYTTAFAEDHVPSTGEYDPYMHIFLDAGNGNILAFFELPNQPDMGRDENTPAWVQHLAFRVPNEAALLAAKAHVEAQGIDVLGPTHHGIFKSIYFFDPNGHRVELAADIGTDEQYAELARVAPLMLEEWSQTKKAPRHADWLHEIAREEHEKAP